In the Sorghum bicolor cultivar BTx623 chromosome 4, Sorghum_bicolor_NCBIv3, whole genome shotgun sequence genome, AGTAATAATACATCAAACGACATTGCAAACTGGAAAGCACAGAAAGACAAATTCATTGCACAGGTAGCACAAGGAAACAGAAAAGTTAACCTGAACTCTTCCTTCGTATGAGATCAGTGTGCCACCTTTTACATCAGCCAAAGTTTTCGGGGTGACCTAAAAAGAGGTTGTAGAAGTTCCTTATCGGCCAACTGTCCAACTCCAAAGTAATCTAGCTTCATCAGAGAACTACGTACCTCCATGCAATATTCATTCTGCTTGTGGATCAAATGGTTCAGTATCTCTATTTAACAGTTAAGTACATTGCATAGTAGCATGCTCTTTATTAACCAGAAAACTTGTGAAAGTAAATGATAATGCTAATTTACATAAGGATACTCATGTCAACAATAGCGCCCAAATTATCCGAGTTTGCAATGAACACATACTCTTTTCCCTGCAACATGGTCAACAAAGAAaataatgttatttatttatgttAATACATGAAAACTCTGGATCAACAATGGGAGGTAAGGGTATATCCAGATTAATGCAGACCTGTGAGAGTAGTAAATCGAGCTTTCCACTGTTCATCAGTGATGGGAAGATATCACCATGGCCAGGAGGGTacctgatttttttttataatgcaaAAATGTTCAAATTTGGTACTAGTGTTCATTCCATGAATGTCCTGGTTGAAGTTGAACTACATATAGCGATGGCTTACCAGCCATTCTTGTCAGTCTTTCCCTTGGACGGCCATGGCAAGAACTCGTCAGCTACCACACGAGGGTACTGGCTCTGTAATTATACAAATTGTTTTATTGCCAGATTAGCATATTTTCAGAGTCAAATTGGTAAGctataagattttttttttaaaaaaaaagcaagTGACCAACACCTACAAAAATTCTGCCTAGTGTACCTGATTGAATGTGTGGATTTCAATGCTTGAATTCGCGTATTTCTCAACAATCTGCAGGACAAGCATAACTGTTAGCTTTGGGTCCCCAATGTGAAGAGCAAGAACTTGTGATGAAGAGAGAATTTACTTTCAAGGTGTCTTCATGGGTGTTGAAGGAGTTCATCAGAAGCAGCGGCACATTGCTGCCATACTTCTTGTTGAGTGACTGCAAGAGAAATGACGTGACCAATTGTCACCATATATACAAGATAGAAGATCAAGTGCTCTGAAGTTTGCAGGAACAACACTGCATTAGTCAGTTAACCCACCTCGATCTGGATCACAATCAGGTCAAGGAAAGTAAATCCGTTGCGCACTTCGATGACCGATCTGCATGCaattagtgttagtttcagagaGCATTGTTGAGAGAGCTCTATGAACATGATGCTCATATTCAGATACGATACCACCAGCCACATGTACATGGAAGCAAAATGCTAGAGCTTGATTCGGGCATTGAATTGAAACTAAACTGAAAGCAGACTTGTTTGTACACCCTAATGCATTCCTGAACTGGATCCGATAGATCTGGACATGGCTTACTTGGGTCCGGTGCATCCCATGGTCGTCCCCAGGCCGCCGTTGAGCTTGAGCACGGCGAGCTTGTCGAGCAGCTTCTTGGTGGCCTCAATGTCTGcatttatttattatatattaCTTAGACAAATCAATCTAGGCATTCGCATTCACATTCGCATTGCCATGGATCAGATTCAGGAATACGCAGGCAGAAGAGCAGCGAGGATTCAGGCcgcctgctggctgctgcagtGGGCATCTTATTACCTTCAGGAGGGGATTCCAGGGTGTCGTACGGCACCACCACCTCGTCGGTGGGCGTGTGGATCTTGGCCCACTCGATGAGCTCCTCGTCGCCGCTTCAAGTTCGCCGGCACGATGAGACGCTGTCAGATCGATCGCCATTTCTCACCCGAGCAATTCTTTATCATGAGCTGACGATACTTACCTGAGGTAGCGGCCGACGAGGCTGAGGAAGCCGGACTTCTCATTATCGCTGCAGACACCGCCAAGAAACCAACCAACCAGTCAGTGTCACCAAGACAAAGCATCAGGAAGGTAGAGGCCACAGAAGAAACAATTGCGATCTCGCTTATGGGGCCATGACTCATGAGTACGTGATCTGATAGAGAAAGAGTGCTGCGGACCTGATCTGCGTGAGGCCGGCGGTGGCTTCGCGCAGCTTGGCAAGCTTCTCGTCCG is a window encoding:
- the LOC8085210 gene encoding UTP--glucose-1-phosphate uridylyltransferase, which codes for MADEKLAKLREATAGLTQISDNEKSGFLSLVGRYLSGDEELIEWAKIHTPTDEVVVPYDTLESPPEDIEATKKLLDKLAVLKLNGGLGTTMGCTGPKSVIEVRNGFTFLDLIVIQIESLNKKYGSNVPLLLMNSFNTHEDTLKIVEKYANSSIEIHTFNQSQYPRVVADEFLPWPSKGKTDKNGWYPPGHGDIFPSLMNSGKLDLLLSQGKEYVFIANSDNLGAIVDMKILNHLIHKQNEYCMEVTPKTLADVKGGTLISYEGRVQLLEIAQVPDAHVNEFKSIEKFKIFNTNNLWVNLKAIKRLVEADALKMEIIPNPKEVDGVKVLQLETAAGAAIRFFDHAIGINVPRSRFLPVKATSDLQLVQSDLYTLVDGFVTRNSARANPSNPSIELGPEFKKVGCFLSRFKSIPSIVELDSLKVSGDVWFGSGIVLKGKVTITAKSGVKLEIPDGAVLENKDINGPEDL